Proteins from a single region of Oryza brachyantha chromosome 6, ObraRS2, whole genome shotgun sequence:
- the LOC107304371 gene encoding uncharacterized protein LOC107304371, translated as MASSSSWNLTEATKAVHDITVNGYSATKAAGSRGFSSKRLTVGGYEWEIHYAPQAVNFCGAAFRLAFLGATRTPHVRASLSCGLMEPSTSSVAHWLDASGMRHMCEEKVVSTSFYMTTQCTRWAELMRQDDLERNSNILANDSFRGESGRLLRHHQCQASAASFRSKRLTVGGYHWEVHYTLNFSDAADGETWVALKLVFLGAAAAKKAAGGGGGNASLKCILKVPLSDDDDDDDVLTVTEVVLELTGGYHEYEEKSVADVFSSRADSSPWLRLVTRKEFDSCHDIISLDCLLPC; from the exons atggcgtcgtcgtcatcctGGAACCTCACCGAGGCCACCAAGGCCGTTCACGACATCACGGTGAACGGCTACTCTGCCACCAAAGCCGCCGGCAGTAGGGGCTTCTCTTCCAAGCGGCTCACCGTGGGTGGTTACGAGTGGGAGATCCACTACGCCCCACAGGCGGTGAACTTCTGCGGGGCTGCGTTCAGGCTCGCCTTCCTCGGCGCGACGAGGACACCACACGTCAGGGCGTCGTTAAGCTGCGGCCTGATGGAGCCCTCGACGTCGTCCGTGGCACATTGGCTTGACGCAAGCGGGATGCGTCACATGTGCGAGGAGAAAGTTGTGTCGACCAGTTTTTACATGACCACGCAGTGCACTCGCTGGGCTGAGCTCATGCGCCAAGACGATCTGGAGAGGAATTCGAACATTTTAGCTAATGATTCCTTCAGGGGTGAG AGTGGACGACTACTCCGCCACCACCAATGCCaggccagcgccgcctccttccgTTCCAAGCGGCTCACCGTGGGTGGCTACCACTGGGAGGTCCACTACACCCTCAACTTCTCCGACGCCGCGGACGGCGAAACGTGGGTGGCGCTCAAGCTCGTCTTCCTcggtgcagcggcggcgaagaaagcggcaggcggcggcggcgggaatgCGTCGCTCAAGTGCATCCTAAAGGTTCCCCTttctgacgacgacgacgacgacgacgtcctcACCGTCACGGAGGTGGTGCTAGAGTTAACCGGGGGCTACCACGAATACGAGGAGAAATCCGTGGCGGATGTGTTCTCCAGCCGTGCAGATTCCTCGCCCTGGCTTCGGCTCGTAACCAGGAAAGAGTTTGACTCTTGTCATGATATTATCAGCCTTGACTGCTTGCTTCCTTGTTGA